In one window of Streptomyces griseus subsp. griseus DNA:
- the ppdK gene encoding pyruvate, phosphate dikinase, which yields MSENKDPQKFVYDFTEGNKDLKDLLGGKGANLAEMTNLGLPVPPGFTITTEACKVYLESGQAPKALRDEVSAHLAALEERMGKRLGQADDPLLVSVRSGAKFSMPGMMDTVLNIGLSDASVAGLATQSGDERFAWDSYRRLIQMFGKTVLGVDGDLFEEALEDAKAAKKVTVDTDLAAADLKKLVKHFKKIVQDQAGREFPQDAREQMDLAINAVFDSWNTDRAKLYRRQERIPGDLGTAVNVCSMVFGNLGPDSGTGVAFTRDPASGHQGVYGDYLQNAQGEDVVAGIRNTVPLADLESIDKKSYDQLMGIMETLENHYKDLCDIEFTIERGQLWMLQTRVGKRTAGAAFRIATQLVDQGLIDEAEALQRVNGAQLAQLMFPRFDDEARTELLGRGIAASPGAAVGKAVFDSYTAIKWSRSGEKVILIRRETNPDDLEGMIAAEGILTSRGGKTSHAAVVARGMGKTCVCGAEDLEVDTKRRRMTVGGKVIEEGDLVSIDGSTGKVYLGEVPVVPSPVVEYFEGRMHAGADDADELVAAVHRIMAYADRVRRLRVRANADNAEDALRARRFGAQGIGLCRTEHMFLGERREMVEKLILADTDDERENALAALLPLQKADFIELFESMDGLPVTVRLLDPPLHEFLPDITELSVRVALAESRKDANENDLRLLQAVHKLHEQNPMLGLRGVRLGLVIPGLFAMQVRAIAEAAAQRKNAKGDPRAEIMIPLVGTVQELEIVREEADRVIAEVQAATGTDLKLTIGTMIELPRAALTAGQIAEAAQFFSFGTNDLTQTVWGFSRDDVEASFFTAYLEKGIFGVSPFETIDKDGVGALVRSAVEAGRATRPDLKLGVCGEHGGDPESVHFFHEVGLDYVSCSPFRIPVARLEAGRAAAQSRGSDSR from the coding sequence GTGTCGGAAAACAAAGATCCCCAGAAGTTCGTCTACGACTTCACCGAGGGCAACAAGGATCTGAAGGATCTTCTGGGCGGCAAGGGTGCCAACCTCGCCGAGATGACCAACCTCGGGTTGCCCGTCCCTCCGGGCTTCACCATCACCACCGAGGCATGCAAGGTCTACCTGGAGAGCGGGCAGGCGCCGAAGGCGCTGCGCGACGAGGTGAGTGCGCACCTCGCCGCGCTGGAGGAGCGGATGGGCAAGCGGCTCGGCCAGGCCGACGACCCGCTGCTGGTCTCCGTCCGCTCCGGCGCCAAGTTCTCCATGCCCGGCATGATGGACACGGTCCTCAACATCGGCCTCTCCGACGCCTCGGTGGCCGGCCTCGCCACCCAGTCCGGCGACGAGCGCTTCGCCTGGGACTCCTACCGGCGCCTCATCCAGATGTTCGGCAAGACCGTCCTGGGGGTCGACGGCGACCTCTTCGAGGAGGCCCTGGAGGACGCCAAGGCGGCCAAGAAGGTCACGGTCGACACGGACCTGGCCGCGGCCGACCTGAAGAAGCTCGTCAAGCACTTCAAGAAGATCGTCCAGGACCAGGCCGGACGCGAGTTCCCGCAGGACGCGCGGGAGCAGATGGACCTGGCCATAAACGCGGTCTTCGACTCGTGGAACACCGACCGCGCCAAGCTCTACCGCCGCCAGGAGCGCATCCCCGGCGACCTCGGCACGGCCGTCAACGTCTGTTCGATGGTCTTCGGCAACCTCGGCCCCGACTCCGGCACGGGCGTCGCCTTCACCCGCGACCCGGCCAGCGGCCACCAGGGCGTCTACGGCGACTACCTCCAGAACGCGCAGGGCGAGGACGTCGTCGCCGGCATCCGCAACACGGTGCCGCTCGCCGATCTGGAGTCGATCGACAAGAAGTCGTACGACCAGCTCATGGGCATCATGGAGACGCTGGAGAACCACTACAAGGATCTCTGCGACATCGAGTTCACCATCGAGCGCGGTCAGCTCTGGATGCTCCAGACCCGGGTCGGCAAGCGCACCGCCGGTGCCGCCTTCCGGATCGCCACCCAGCTCGTGGACCAGGGCCTGATCGACGAGGCCGAGGCCCTCCAGCGCGTCAACGGCGCCCAGCTCGCCCAGCTGATGTTCCCGCGCTTCGACGACGAGGCCAGGACCGAGCTGCTCGGCCGGGGCATCGCCGCCTCGCCGGGTGCCGCCGTCGGCAAGGCCGTCTTCGACTCGTACACCGCGATCAAGTGGTCCCGCTCCGGCGAGAAGGTCATCCTGATCCGCCGTGAGACCAACCCCGACGACCTCGAAGGCATGATCGCCGCCGAGGGCATCCTCACCTCGCGCGGCGGCAAGACCTCGCACGCGGCGGTCGTGGCGCGCGGCATGGGCAAGACCTGTGTCTGCGGCGCCGAGGACCTGGAGGTCGACACCAAGCGCCGCCGGATGACGGTGGGCGGCAAGGTGATCGAGGAGGGCGACCTCGTCTCGATCGACGGCTCCACCGGCAAGGTGTACCTGGGCGAGGTACCCGTCGTACCGTCGCCGGTCGTCGAATACTTCGAGGGCCGGATGCACGCCGGCGCCGACGACGCCGACGAGCTGGTCGCCGCCGTGCACCGGATCATGGCGTACGCCGACCGGGTGCGCCGGCTGCGGGTGCGGGCCAACGCGGACAACGCCGAGGACGCGCTGCGGGCCCGCCGCTTCGGCGCCCAGGGCATCGGGCTGTGCCGCACCGAGCACATGTTCCTCGGTGAGCGCCGCGAGATGGTCGAGAAGCTGATCCTGGCAGACACCGACGACGAGCGTGAGAACGCCCTCGCCGCCCTCCTCCCGCTCCAGAAGGCCGACTTCATCGAGTTGTTCGAGTCGATGGACGGGCTGCCCGTCACCGTCCGGCTGCTGGACCCGCCGCTCCACGAGTTCCTGCCCGACATCACCGAGCTGTCGGTGCGCGTCGCGCTCGCGGAGTCCCGCAAGGACGCCAACGAGAACGACCTGCGCCTCCTCCAGGCGGTCCACAAGCTGCACGAGCAGAATCCGATGCTGGGGCTGCGCGGGGTGCGCCTCGGGCTCGTCATCCCCGGCCTCTTCGCCATGCAGGTACGGGCCATCGCCGAGGCGGCCGCCCAGCGCAAGAACGCCAAGGGCGACCCGCGCGCCGAGATCATGATCCCGCTCGTCGGCACGGTCCAGGAGCTGGAGATCGTCCGCGAGGAGGCCGACCGGGTCATCGCCGAGGTCCAGGCCGCCACCGGCACCGACCTGAAGCTGACCATCGGCACGATGATCGAACTGCCGCGCGCCGCGCTGACGGCGGGCCAGATCGCCGAGGCCGCCCAGTTCTTCTCGTTCGGCACCAACGACCTGACCCAGACGGTGTGGGGCTTCTCCCGCGACGACGTGGAGGCCTCGTTCTTCACCGCCTACCTGGAGAAGGGCATCTTCGGGGTCTCCCCGTTCGAGACGATCGACAAGGACGGCGTCGGCGCGCTCGTACGCAGCGCCGTGGAGGCCGGCCGGGCCACCCGCCCGGACCTCAAGCTCGGCGTCTGCGGCGAGCACGGCGGCGACCCGGAATCGGTGCACTTCTTCCACGAGGTGGGCCTGGACTACGTCTCCTGCTCTCCGTTCCGCATCCCCGTGGCCCGGCTGGAAGCGGGCCGGGCGGCGGCGCAGTCACGCGGGAGCGACAGCCGCTGA
- a CDS encoding HAD family hydrolase: MSAPSAVLFDMDGTLVDTEVLWWETAREVAAGLGHRLSDADAPEVVGRAVADTAAHLIEVTGGDASTLPGAPDDRASALARTAAELTDSFFRKVDAGAPLRPGAAALLASLEGAGVPFALVSASPRSVVDAVVAGSLAGVDFAFTLSADDTVRTKPHPDPYRAAAERFAADPAACVAVEDSPDGTASADAAGCSVLVVPSLLPVAPGRGRTFARSLEEVDLGVLRECLRRP, from the coding sequence GTGAGCGCCCCCTCCGCCGTCCTCTTCGACATGGACGGCACCCTCGTCGACACCGAGGTGCTCTGGTGGGAGACGGCCCGCGAGGTCGCGGCCGGGCTCGGCCACCGGCTGAGCGACGCGGACGCCCCGGAGGTCGTCGGCCGGGCCGTCGCCGACACCGCCGCTCATCTGATCGAGGTGACCGGGGGCGACGCCTCGACCCTCCCCGGCGCTCCGGACGACCGGGCCTCCGCACTGGCCCGTACGGCTGCCGAGCTGACCGACTCCTTCTTCCGGAAGGTCGACGCGGGCGCCCCGCTGCGCCCTGGAGCCGCCGCCCTGCTCGCCTCCCTCGAAGGCGCCGGGGTGCCGTTCGCCCTGGTCAGCGCCTCGCCCAGGAGTGTGGTGGACGCGGTGGTGGCCGGGTCGCTGGCCGGGGTGGACTTCGCCTTCACACTGTCGGCCGACGACACCGTACGGACCAAGCCACATCCCGATCCCTACCGGGCGGCGGCCGAGCGGTTCGCGGCCGACCCCGCCGCCTGTGTGGCGGTGGAGGACTCCCCGGACGGCACCGCGTCCGCCGATGCCGCCGGGTGCTCGGTCCTGGTGGTGCCGTCGCTGCTCCCGGTCGCCCCGGGGCGGGGCCGGACATTCGCCCGTAGCCTGGAGGAGGTGGACCTCGGGGTGCTGAGGGAGTGCCTGCGACGTCCCTGA
- a CDS encoding ABC transporter ATP-binding protein, with the protein MSALPTAAPRPEPAEAAAPGGRAATGARVEFRSLRRAFGPTVALDGLDLTAEPGELLALLGPSGCGKTTALRVLAGFEQPDSGEVLVDGEDITPVPANRRDAGMVFQSYSLFPHLNARDNVAFGPRMKGVATAERHASADELLELVGLPAHGDRYPHQMSGGQQQRVALARALALRPRVLLLDEPLSALDAKVRLTLREEIRRLQLALGITTIFVTHDQEEALSMADRVAVLNAGRLEQCAPPAELYERPATPFVAEFVGTMNRVPGQLTGDGSVVVAGASLPVDGDIPAGRGPVDVLIRPESIAASADADGTATVVSASFLGSVTRVLLDLPDGASVKADLPSRDATELAPGVRARVTPVRRPVLVVPVREMTAPDAANAADHRAEA; encoded by the coding sequence ATGTCAGCCCTGCCCACCGCCGCCCCACGTCCCGAGCCGGCCGAAGCCGCCGCGCCAGGAGGACGGGCCGCCACCGGAGCCCGGGTGGAGTTCCGCTCCCTGCGCCGGGCCTTCGGCCCCACCGTGGCCCTCGACGGCCTCGACCTCACCGCCGAACCGGGCGAGCTCCTCGCCCTCCTCGGCCCCTCCGGCTGCGGCAAGACCACCGCGCTGCGGGTCCTCGCCGGGTTCGAGCAGCCCGACTCCGGCGAGGTCCTGGTCGACGGCGAGGACATCACCCCGGTCCCCGCCAACCGGCGTGACGCCGGAATGGTCTTCCAGTCCTACAGCCTCTTCCCGCACCTCAACGCCCGCGACAACGTCGCCTTCGGCCCCCGGATGAAGGGCGTGGCCACCGCCGAGCGGCACGCCTCGGCCGACGAACTGCTCGAACTGGTCGGACTGCCCGCCCACGGCGACCGCTACCCGCACCAGATGTCCGGCGGCCAGCAGCAGCGCGTGGCCCTGGCCCGCGCGCTGGCGCTGCGCCCCCGGGTCCTGCTCCTGGACGAGCCGCTCTCGGCACTCGATGCCAAGGTCCGGCTGACGCTGCGCGAGGAGATCCGCCGCCTCCAGCTGGCGCTCGGGATCACCACGATCTTCGTCACCCACGACCAGGAGGAGGCCCTCTCCATGGCCGACCGGGTCGCCGTCCTCAACGCGGGCCGCCTGGAGCAGTGCGCGCCCCCGGCCGAGCTGTACGAGCGACCCGCGACCCCGTTCGTCGCCGAGTTCGTCGGCACCATGAACCGGGTGCCGGGGCAGCTGACCGGCGACGGTTCGGTGGTCGTCGCGGGCGCCTCGCTCCCGGTCGACGGGGACATCCCGGCGGGCCGGGGCCCGGTCGACGTCCTCATCCGGCCCGAGAGCATCGCTGCCAGCGCCGACGCGGACGGCACGGCCACGGTCGTCTCCGCCTCCTTCCTCGGCTCGGTCACCCGGGTCCTCCTCGACCTGCCGGACGGCGCCTCGGTCAAGGCCGACCTGCCGTCGCGGGACGCCACGGAGCTGGCTCCCGGGGTACGGGCCCGGGTCACCCCGGTCCGCCGCCCGGTGCTGGTCGTGCCCGTACGGGAGATGACGGCACCCGATGCCGCCAACGCCGCCGACCACCGGGCGGAGGCGTGA
- a CDS encoding ABC transporter permease, producing MAALTTTARPEAAAPVKAARRPRPRYWRGAVLAVAGLYFVTPLLSSFVFTVHVPNQGLTFEAYSGILSADGFTESLFLSLSLAAATIALALLLVVPALVAVRLGPPRLRAVVEIVCMMPLVVPPIALVTGIATVLRWGPDHFSRTPLYQTFLAVQNESFPVVLVLAYTVLALPFVHRSLDAGLRAVDVPTLVEAARNCGASRFQVIVSVILPNLRSSLAGASFLTLALVLGEYTVASLLGFRPFAVWIVTVSGAEARMSVAVSLLSLLITWALLLVLSRAGTGSSASATAIPAAAGPATVVPATVGPGAGATTNVPAAAPTSVPGKE from the coding sequence ATGGCTGCACTGACAACCACCGCGCGCCCTGAGGCCGCCGCCCCGGTGAAGGCGGCCCGCCGTCCGCGCCCGCGCTACTGGCGCGGTGCTGTCCTGGCCGTCGCCGGGCTCTACTTCGTCACCCCGTTGCTCTCCTCGTTCGTCTTCACGGTCCACGTGCCGAACCAGGGCCTCACCTTCGAGGCGTACAGCGGCATCCTGTCGGCCGACGGATTCACCGAGAGCCTGTTCCTCTCGCTCTCCCTCGCCGCCGCCACCATCGCGCTCGCCCTGCTGCTCGTGGTCCCCGCGCTCGTCGCGGTGCGGCTCGGGCCGCCCCGGCTGCGGGCCGTCGTCGAGATCGTCTGCATGATGCCGCTGGTGGTGCCACCGATCGCCCTGGTCACCGGCATCGCCACCGTGCTGCGCTGGGGGCCCGACCACTTCTCGCGCACCCCGCTCTACCAGACCTTCCTCGCCGTGCAGAACGAGTCGTTCCCGGTGGTGCTGGTCCTCGCCTACACCGTGCTGGCGCTGCCGTTCGTGCACCGCTCGCTGGACGCCGGGCTGCGCGCCGTCGACGTACCCACGCTGGTGGAGGCGGCCCGGAACTGCGGGGCGAGCCGGTTCCAGGTGATCGTGAGCGTCATCCTGCCCAACCTGCGCTCCTCGCTCGCCGGGGCCTCCTTCCTCACCCTGGCGCTGGTGCTCGGGGAGTACACCGTCGCCTCGCTGCTGGGCTTCCGGCCCTTCGCAGTCTGGATCGTCACCGTCTCCGGCGCCGAGGCCCGGATGTCGGTCGCCGTCTCGCTGCTCTCCCTGCTCATCACCTGGGCCCTGCTGCTCGTCCTCTCGCGCGCCGGAACCGGGTCCTCCGCCTCGGCCACCGCGATCCCGGCCGCCGCCGGACCCGCCACCGTGGTGCCCGCCACCGTCGGGCCCGGGGCCGGAGCCACCACCAACGTCCCGGCCGCCGCCCCCACCTCCGTACCCGGCAAGGAGTAG
- a CDS encoding ABC transporter permease — MTSSHPTAAPGPGAAAVKAGGRTRRRRPPRAWLGALPLLVFAGLCFGLPAGALLYGAVTRTDPVAGTTEFTGEHLTRSLQGPYLTSLTGSVQLSALTAAIATVFGVLIAQAVVTSRRGSLRGAVLTASGVLANFGGIPLAFAFVATLGISGVVTQLGHLDALGWNLYSFTGLTVIYLYFLIPLMVIVVVPALDGLRPQWREAARNNGATAWQFWRYVGLPVLAPSLLGGFVLLFGSAFAAHATAAALVGGSVPLVTLKIADALSGNVLVGQENVALALSLDMIVIAGLVMAVYLPLQRRSSRWLH, encoded by the coding sequence ATGACCTCCTCCCACCCGACCGCCGCCCCGGGACCCGGGGCGGCCGCTGTGAAGGCCGGCGGCCGTACGCGCCGCCGCCGGCCGCCCCGCGCCTGGCTCGGGGCCCTCCCGCTGCTCGTCTTCGCCGGACTCTGCTTCGGACTGCCCGCCGGGGCCCTGCTGTACGGAGCCGTCACCCGTACCGACCCGGTCGCCGGCACCACCGAGTTCACCGGCGAGCACCTGACGCGCTCGCTCCAGGGGCCCTACCTCACCTCGCTCACCGGCAGTGTCCAGCTCTCCGCGCTCACCGCCGCCATCGCCACCGTCTTCGGGGTGCTGATCGCCCAGGCCGTCGTCACCTCCCGGCGAGGCTCGCTGCGCGGGGCCGTGCTCACCGCCTCCGGCGTGCTCGCCAACTTCGGCGGCATCCCGCTGGCCTTCGCCTTCGTCGCCACCCTCGGCATCTCCGGTGTGGTCACGCAGCTCGGCCACCTGGACGCGCTCGGCTGGAACCTCTACTCCTTCACCGGCCTCACCGTCATCTACCTCTACTTCCTCATCCCGCTCATGGTGATCGTCGTCGTCCCGGCGCTGGACGGACTGCGCCCCCAGTGGCGCGAGGCCGCCCGCAACAACGGCGCCACCGCCTGGCAGTTCTGGCGATACGTCGGACTGCCGGTGCTCGCGCCCTCGCTGCTCGGCGGGTTCGTCCTCCTCTTCGGCAGCGCCTTCGCCGCGCACGCCACGGCCGCCGCCCTCGTCGGCGGCTCCGTACCGCTGGTCACCCTGAAGATCGCCGACGCGCTCTCCGGGAACGTCCTGGTCGGCCAGGAGAACGTGGCGCTGGCGCTGAGCCTCGACATGATCGTGATCGCCGGACTGGTGATGGCGGTCTATCTGCCCCTCCAGCGACGGAGCTCCCGATGGCTGCACTGA
- a CDS encoding ABC transporter substrate-binding protein → MRRARPRPRIRANSRAVAALALSTAALTALTACGAAPDEKVETGANGVKSTEAASAADFGGMEKLVAAAEKEGELNVIALPPDWANYGEIIKSFQAKYKVKIKSENPDGSSSDEIAAVKSRKGQKRAPDVLDLGIAFARSGAAENLFAPYKVTAWDKIPDSQKDADGRWYNDYGGYVSIGCDAARITTCPETFADLLKPEYKGKVALNGNPTKSGSAFGGVYAASLANKGSFGDIQPGIDFFGKLKKSGNFIPVESTPATVEKGETPISIDWDYLNAGYADQFKGKGVDWKVSVPSDGVYAQFYSQAINKDAPHPAAARLWMEYLYSAEGQNLWLKGYARPVLLPAMTEDGTVDKTFVTKLPEVEGTPSFPSSEELDKANATLSENWDKAVS, encoded by the coding sequence GTGCGCAGAGCCCGTCCCCGTCCCCGTATCCGTGCCAACAGCCGTGCCGTTGCCGCCCTCGCCCTCTCCACCGCCGCCCTCACCGCCCTCACCGCCTGCGGCGCCGCACCCGACGAGAAGGTCGAGACCGGCGCGAACGGGGTGAAGTCCACCGAGGCCGCCTCGGCCGCCGACTTCGGCGGGATGGAGAAGCTGGTCGCCGCCGCCGAGAAGGAGGGCGAGCTCAACGTGATCGCCCTGCCGCCGGACTGGGCGAACTACGGCGAGATCATCAAGAGCTTCCAGGCCAAGTACAAGGTCAAGATCAAGAGCGAGAACCCGGACGGCTCCAGCTCCGACGAGATAGCCGCCGTCAAGTCCCGCAAGGGCCAGAAGCGCGCCCCCGACGTCCTCGACCTCGGCATCGCCTTCGCCCGCAGCGGCGCCGCCGAGAACCTCTTCGCCCCGTACAAGGTCACCGCCTGGGACAAGATCCCCGACAGCCAGAAGGACGCGGACGGCCGCTGGTACAACGACTACGGCGGCTACGTCTCCATCGGCTGCGACGCCGCCCGCATCACGACCTGCCCCGAGACCTTCGCGGACCTCCTGAAGCCCGAGTACAAGGGCAAGGTCGCCCTCAACGGCAACCCGACCAAGTCCGGCTCCGCGTTCGGCGGCGTGTACGCGGCGTCCCTGGCCAACAAGGGCTCGTTCGGGGACATCCAGCCCGGCATCGACTTCTTCGGCAAGCTGAAGAAGAGCGGCAACTTCATCCCCGTCGAGTCCACCCCGGCGACCGTCGAGAAGGGCGAGACGCCGATCAGCATCGACTGGGACTACCTGAACGCCGGGTACGCCGACCAGTTCAAGGGCAAGGGCGTCGACTGGAAGGTCTCCGTGCCGAGCGACGGCGTCTACGCCCAGTTCTACTCGCAGGCCATCAACAAGGACGCCCCGCACCCGGCGGCCGCCCGCCTGTGGATGGAGTACCTGTACAGCGCCGAGGGCCAGAACCTCTGGCTGAAGGGGTACGCCCGCCCGGTGCTGCTGCCCGCCATGACCGAGGACGGCACGGTCGACAAGACCTTCGTCACCAAGCTCCCCGAGGTCGAGGGCACCCCGTCCTTCCCCTCCTCCGAGGAGCTCGACAAGGCCAACGCCACGCTCTCCGAGAACTGGGACAAGGCCGTCTCCTGA
- a CDS encoding GntR family transcriptional regulator — protein MGATRYREIAESLRHAIRTGTYPLGSRLPSESDLSARWKVSRGTVRQAVALLASEGLIGSRQGARRVVLRQERRQSFQQLNSFAQWARAMGCEVASHILTRTVRAATDEEAGRLDAEPGSDVLYVLRLRWLDGEPVMVERTVYADWVAPAVLELPEDCVSIMDSIAERADIVAHHGEHLIDAVAAGSEDARLLRVRRASPLLRQRHLTCTAAGRAIEWTDDRYRAGSVVFNVMNSAGAAPLERRAGPDVRS, from the coding sequence GTGGGCGCTACGCGCTACCGGGAGATCGCCGAGTCGCTGCGGCACGCCATCCGCACCGGCACCTACCCGCTCGGCTCCCGGCTGCCGTCGGAGAGCGACCTCTCCGCCCGCTGGAAGGTCTCCCGCGGCACGGTCCGCCAGGCGGTGGCGCTGCTGGCCTCCGAGGGGCTGATCGGCTCCCGCCAGGGGGCGCGCCGGGTCGTGCTGCGCCAGGAGCGCCGCCAGAGCTTCCAGCAGCTCAACAGCTTCGCGCAGTGGGCGCGGGCGATGGGGTGCGAGGTGGCCAGCCACATCCTGACCCGCACGGTGCGGGCCGCCACCGACGAGGAGGCCGGGCGTCTGGACGCGGAGCCGGGCAGCGACGTCCTGTACGTCCTGCGGCTGCGGTGGCTGGACGGGGAGCCGGTGATGGTGGAGCGGACGGTGTACGCGGACTGGGTGGCCCCGGCCGTCCTGGAGCTGCCGGAGGACTGCGTCTCGATCATGGACAGCATCGCGGAACGGGCGGACATCGTCGCGCACCACGGCGAGCACCTGATCGACGCGGTCGCGGCGGGCAGCGAGGACGCGCGCCTGCTCCGGGTCCGCCGGGCCAGCCCGCTGCTGCGCCAGCGACACCTGACGTGCACGGCGGCGGGCCGGGCCATCGAGTGGACGGACGACCGCTACCGGGCGGGCAGCGTGGTCTTCAACGTGATGAACTCCGCGGGCGCGGCCCCGCTGGAGCGGCGGGCGGGGCCGGACGTGCGGAGCTGA
- the dusB gene encoding tRNA dihydrouridine synthase DusB, whose translation MTTLAPALPQLRIGPHAVQPPVVLAPMAGITNAPFRTLCREFSGGKGLFVSEMITTRALVERNEKTMQLIHFDATETPRSIQLYGVDPVTVGKAVRMIVDEGLADHIDLNFGCPVPKVTRKGGGSALPYKRPLLRAILKEAVTGAGDLPVTIKMRKGIDDDHLTFLDAGRIAVEEGVTAVALHGRTTAQHYGGTADWDAIARLKEHVPEIPVLGNGDIWCADDALRMMRETGCDGVVVGRGCLGRPWLFADLVNAMEGSATRHAPTLREVADVMVRHATLLGEWIGDEARGVIDFRKHVAWYLKGFAVGSEMRKKLAITSSLEELAGQLHELDLDQPWPDGADGPRGRTSGNNRVVLPDGWLKDPYDCSGVSADAELDTSGG comes from the coding sequence ATGACCACGCTCGCCCCCGCCCTCCCGCAGCTCCGTATCGGCCCGCACGCCGTGCAGCCCCCCGTGGTGCTCGCGCCCATGGCCGGTATCACCAACGCCCCGTTCCGGACGCTGTGCCGGGAGTTCTCCGGGGGCAAGGGGCTCTTCGTCAGCGAGATGATCACCACGCGGGCGCTGGTGGAGCGCAACGAGAAGACCATGCAGCTCATCCACTTCGACGCGACCGAGACGCCGAGGTCGATCCAGCTGTACGGAGTGGACCCGGTCACCGTCGGCAAGGCCGTCCGCATGATCGTCGACGAGGGTCTGGCCGACCACATCGACCTCAACTTCGGCTGCCCCGTTCCCAAGGTCACCCGCAAGGGCGGCGGCTCCGCGCTGCCGTACAAGCGGCCTCTGCTGCGGGCCATCCTCAAGGAGGCCGTCACCGGCGCCGGGGACCTCCCCGTCACGATCAAGATGCGCAAGGGCATCGACGACGACCACCTCACCTTCCTGGACGCGGGGCGCATCGCCGTCGAGGAGGGTGTGACCGCTGTCGCCCTGCACGGCAGGACCACCGCCCAGCACTACGGCGGCACCGCCGACTGGGACGCCATCGCCCGGCTCAAGGAGCACGTCCCGGAGATTCCGGTTCTCGGCAACGGGGACATCTGGTGCGCCGACGACGCCTTGCGGATGATGCGCGAGACCGGGTGCGACGGCGTGGTCGTCGGGCGCGGGTGCCTCGGGCGGCCCTGGCTCTTCGCCGATCTGGTGAACGCCATGGAGGGCAGCGCGACCCGGCACGCGCCCACCCTGCGCGAGGTCGCGGATGTCATGGTGCGGCACGCGACGCTGCTGGGGGAGTGGATCGGCGACGAGGCCCGTGGTGTGATCGACTTCCGGAAGCACGTGGCCTGGTATCTCAAGGGCTTCGCGGTCGGCTCCGAGATGCGCAAGAAGCTGGCCATCACCTCCTCGCTGGAGGAGCTGGCCGGTCAGCTGCACGAGCTGGACCTCGACCAGCCCTGGCCGGACGGTGCCGACGGGCCGCGCGGGCGGACCTCGGGCAACAACCGGGTCGTCCTGCCGGACGGCTGGCTGAAGGACCCGTACGACTGCTCCGGGGTCAGCGCCGATGCCGAGCTGGACACCTCCGGCGGCTGA
- a CDS encoding RHS repeat-associated core domain-containing protein has product MNPPSHHALLPPALTAPAFEREKRSLTRSVFGPVSLAPKQLPQGKRRFTGPRSWPYRFAGGYQGPTGLHHFAARYYDPNTGRFTTPDPSGQERTRAAMGEGLRLCHGKMATARPVRTAARCAAVQLSSV; this is encoded by the coding sequence ATGAATCCCCCGTCTCACCATGCGCTTCTCCCCCCGGCCCTGACTGCTCCTGCGTTCGAACGCGAGAAACGGTCGTTGACACGGTCGGTTTTCGGCCCCGTTTCATTGGCACCGAAACAGTTGCCACAGGGAAAAAGACGATTCACGGGACCCCGTTCATGGCCGTACCGCTTCGCCGGCGGCTACCAGGGCCCCACCGGCCTCCACCACTTCGCCGCCCGCTACTACGACCCCAACACCGGCCGCTTCACCACCCCCGACCCCTCCGGCCAGGAAAGAACCCGAGCGGCTATGGGTGAGGGCCTGCGGTTGTGCCACGGCAAGATGGCCACCGCCAGGCCTGTCCGAACAGCCGCCCGGTGTGCAGCGGTTCAGTTGTCGTCGGTGTGA
- a CDS encoding DapH/DapD/GlmU-related protein yields the protein MPSDRLMRIHSPEFQAMADRVLRVTELTSRLNVLPFEDEEGKAALFERILGRPLPPRVTIYPPFFTDHGLHLDLAERVFINQNCTFLDYAGIRLSERVMVGPKATFITSGHPVDPEERRHYLTGGPIHVEENVWIGAGATILPGVTIGKDAVIAAGAVVAEDVPAATLVTGQKATVNRRW from the coding sequence ATGCCCAGCGACCGTCTCATGCGCATCCACAGCCCCGAGTTCCAGGCCATGGCCGACCGGGTCCTCCGGGTCACCGAGCTGACCTCCCGGCTGAACGTCCTGCCCTTCGAGGACGAGGAGGGCAAGGCGGCCCTGTTCGAGCGGATCCTCGGCAGACCGCTGCCGCCCCGGGTCACGATCTACCCGCCCTTCTTCACCGACCACGGCCTCCATCTCGATCTGGCCGAGCGGGTGTTCATCAACCAGAACTGCACGTTCCTGGACTACGCGGGAATCCGGCTCAGCGAGCGCGTGATGGTCGGCCCGAAGGCCACGTTCATCACCAGCGGCCACCCGGTCGACCCGGAGGAACGCCGCCACTACCTCACCGGCGGGCCCATCCACGTGGAGGAGAACGTCTGGATCGGCGCCGGCGCCACGATCCTGCCGGGCGTCACCATCGGCAAGGACGCGGTGATCGCGGCCGGCGCGGTGGTGGCCGAGGACGTCCCGGCAGCAACGTTGGTGACCGGCCAGAAGGCCACGGTGAACCGCCGGTGGTGA